One Nitrospiria bacterium genomic region harbors:
- the rpsS gene encoding 30S ribosomal protein S19: MPRSVKKGPFVDEKLLKKIERLNQDNDRKVFKTWSRRSTIIPDMIGHTLAVHNGKKFIPVYITENMVGHKLGEFSPTRFFKGHGSAKTEKATALK; encoded by the coding sequence GTGCCTAGGTCAGTTAAAAAAGGACCCTTTGTAGATGAAAAGTTGTTAAAGAAAATTGAAAGGCTCAATCAGGATAATGATAGAAAAGTTTTTAAAACTTGGTCACGAAGATCTACCATCATTCCTGATATGATAGGGCACACCCTTGCAGTTCATAATGGTAAAAAGTTTATTCCAGTTTATATAACCGAAAATATGGTGGGACATAAGTTAGGGGAATTTTCCCCTACTCGGTTTTTCAAGGGCCATGGATCCGCAAAAACGGAAAAAGCCACGGC
- the rplB gene encoding 50S ribosomal protein L2 has translation MGIKQYKPTSPGRRNQSVSGFEEITKTEPEKSLVFPLTSSGGRNQRGKITLRHRGGGHKRAYRLIDFKRDKLGVSGRVAAIEYDPNRTARLALIHYHDGEKRYILAPEGLKVNDSIMSGNNAELKTGNALPLAFIPLGTLIHNIELKPGKGGQLVRSAGGSAQLMAKEGAYVQVRLGSGEVRLVEANCMATVGQVGNIDHENLTLGKAGRKRWLGKRPKVRGVAMNPVDHPHGGGEGKAGQGNPHPVSPWGMHTKGLKTRKNKRTKRFIIKRRKG, from the coding sequence ATGGGAATTAAACAATATAAACCCACTTCGCCTGGTCGTCGTAACCAGTCCGTTTCGGGTTTTGAGGAAATCACCAAAACCGAGCCTGAGAAATCTTTGGTTTTTCCTTTAACCTCTTCGGGGGGGAGAAACCAAAGGGGAAAAATAACCCTCCGCCATCGAGGTGGGGGGCATAAAAGGGCTTACCGTTTGATTGATTTTAAAAGGGACAAATTGGGTGTTTCGGGGCGGGTAGCCGCCATTGAATATGATCCTAATCGAACCGCCCGTTTGGCTTTGATTCATTACCATGATGGAGAAAAACGGTATATTTTGGCGCCGGAAGGACTTAAGGTAAATGATTCAATCATGTCCGGTAATAATGCCGAATTGAAAACAGGAAACGCCCTTCCATTAGCCTTTATCCCTCTCGGAACGCTCATTCACAACATTGAATTGAAGCCTGGAAAGGGTGGGCAATTGGTCAGAAGTGCTGGGGGGTCTGCCCAGCTCATGGCTAAAGAGGGGGCCTATGTTCAGGTTAGACTGGGTTCAGGCGAAGTACGCTTGGTAGAGGCAAATTGCATGGCCACTGTCGGTCAAGTCGGAAATATTGACCATGAAAACTTAACCCTTGGAAAGGCGGGTCGTAAGCGTTGGCTCGGAAAAAGGCCCAAAGTCCGGGGGGTCGCAATGAATCCGGTTGATCATCCTCATGGAGGAGGAGAGGGAAAGGCAGGGCAAGGAAACCCTCATCCTGTTTCTCCCTGGGGAATGCATACCAAAGGACTTAAAACACGAAAGAATAAGAGGACAAAGCGGTTTATTATTAAACGGCGCAAGGGATAA
- the rplW gene encoding 50S ribosomal protein L23, whose amino-acid sequence MKKDDIYGVILRPLITEKGTGQKEKENKISFIVHPKANKVQIRKAVEKLLEVKVQKVNVMNRSGKKKRLGRFEGERADSKKAIVSLRKGEKLELFEGV is encoded by the coding sequence ATGAAAAAAGACGATATTTATGGTGTAATCCTTCGCCCTTTAATCACGGAAAAGGGAACAGGGCAAAAGGAAAAAGAAAATAAAATTTCATTTATTGTGCACCCCAAGGCTAATAAAGTTCAAATTAGGAAGGCTGTTGAAAAACTCCTTGAGGTGAAGGTCCAGAAAGTTAATGTGATGAACAGATCCGGAAAGAAAAAGCGCCTTGGACGATTTGAAGGGGAACGGGCAGATTCGAAGAAGGCGATTGTTTCCCTAAGGAAAGGCGAAAAACTTGAACTTTTTGAAGGAGTTTAA
- the rplD gene encoding 50S ribosomal protein L4: protein MASIDVINQKGEKLGEVPVDDRFLHFEGNQSVVHEAVVMQLASKRQGTSSTKTKGLVSGGGKKPWRQKGTGRARAGSSRSPIWKGGGTVFGPQPRNYMTSFPKKKMRLALASSLGSKIVDGKVTVMDSFDLPEPKTKLLVQLLKQLGLTGKVLMVTSGRKNQLEKASANLGNVLVMTVNELNVYDLVGSDHLVVLKEDFEVLAGAWI, encoded by the coding sequence ATGGCATCTATCGATGTGATTAATCAAAAAGGTGAAAAGTTAGGGGAAGTCCCCGTGGATGATCGGTTTCTGCATTTTGAGGGAAATCAATCGGTCGTTCATGAAGCCGTGGTAATGCAGCTTGCCAGTAAAAGACAAGGAACCTCATCTACCAAAACCAAGGGGTTGGTCAGCGGTGGGGGAAAGAAACCCTGGCGCCAGAAGGGGACTGGGCGAGCCCGAGCCGGATCTTCTCGATCCCCGATTTGGAAAGGGGGAGGTACTGTTTTTGGTCCCCAACCGCGAAATTACATGACCTCCTTTCCAAAGAAAAAGATGCGACTGGCCCTTGCTTCCAGCCTAGGATCCAAAATTGTTGATGGAAAAGTGACTGTAATGGATAGTTTTGATCTCCCGGAACCAAAAACCAAACTATTGGTTCAACTTTTAAAGCAGTTAGGGTTAACAGGGAAAGTGCTAATGGTCACTAGTGGAAGGAAAAACCAACTGGAAAAAGCCTCGGCAAATTTAGGGAATGTTTTGGTTATGACGGTGAACGAATTAAATGTTTATGATTTAGTTGGGTCTGATCATCTTGTGGTTTTAAAGGAGGATTTTGAAGTGTTAGCAGGGGCCTGGATATGA